A single window of Solanum dulcamara chromosome 5, daSolDulc1.2, whole genome shotgun sequence DNA harbors:
- the LOC129889180 gene encoding cytokinin dehydrogenase 7, with the protein MLACLVERFVAENDTDSSPEPEKIADGVLKDLDIEGSIDYGLTATSLGSKDFGGLYLEKPLAVIRPAGADDVGRVIRRALQSPTLTVAARGNGHSINGQAMAHLGLIIDMKSMGDNNRIDVNVNSMYADVGGGALWTDVLKHCVSKHGLAPKSWTDYLDLTVGGTLSNAGVSGQAFRFGPQTSTVMEMEVVTGNGERIVCSNSQNSELFFSVLGGLGQFGVITRARILLQSAPDMVRWIRVVYSEFDEFTNDAELLIMSQESFNYVEGFVLLNSDDPITGWPSVPLNSNQIFDPIHLPKKTGSALYCLEVALHYNNQDDLSTINMVIEKLLGKLRFLEHFKFEIDLTYLNFLLRVEHVEEAARGSGIWATPHPWLNMFVSKKDIAAFNRLVFQNILKGGVNGPILTYPLLRSKWDNRSSVALPQNEIFYLVALLRFTHTHPKEFEINEMVAQNQEIVQTCIKNEFDFKLYLPHYKSTIEWKRHFGDQWGRFVDRKRQFDPKAVLAPGQKIFTRNHQL; encoded by the exons ATGCTAGCGTGTTTAGTTGAACGATTCGTGGCAGAAAATGACACTGATTCATCACCTGAACCTGAAAAAATTGCCGATGGCGTTTTGAAAGACTTGGACATTGAAGGAAGCATTGATTATGGACTCACGGCAACCAGCTTAGGCAGTAAAGATTTCGGCGGCTTATATTTAGAGAAGCCATTAGCCGTTATACGCCCAGCCGGAGCCGATGACGTTGGACGGGTGATTAGGCGAGCGTTACAGTCACCAACATTAACGGTAGCGGCGAGGGGTAATGGTCATTCCATTAACGGCCAAGCTATGGCCCACCTTGGACTCATAATCGACATGAAATCAATGGGTGATAATAACAGAATCGATGTCAATGTCAACTCTATGTACGCTGACGTAGGTGGCGGAGCATTATGGACTGATGTCTTGAAACACTGCGTTTCGAAACACGGCTTGGCTCCTAAATCGTGGACGGATTATCTTGATTTAACGGTCGGAGGTACTCTGTCTAATGCCGGCGTTAGTGGTCAAGCTTTCCGTTTTGGGCCCCAAACGTCAACTGTAATGGAAATGGAAGTTGTTACCGGCAATGGAGAAAGAATCGtctgctcaaattctcaaaattcgGAACTCTTCTTTTCCGTTCTTGGTGGACTTGGTCAGTTTGGTGTCATCACTAGAGCTCGAATTTTGCTTCAATCAGCCCCAGATATG GTGAGGTGGATAAGAGTGGTATACAGTGAATTCGATGAGTTCACTAATGATGCTGAGTTATTGATAATGAGTCAGGAATCGTTCAATTATGTGGAAGGTTTTGTGTTGCTGAACAGTGATGATCCGATTACTGGCTGGCCATCGGTGCCATTGAATTCAAATCAGATATTTGATCCCATCCATTTACCCAAAAAAACTGGCTCGGCTCTATATTGTCTTGAAGTGGCCTTACATTATAACAACCAAGACGATCTCTCCACTATAAATATG GTGATTGAGAAATTGCTAGGCAAATTGAGATTTTTGGAGCACTTTAAGTTTGAGATCGACTTGACTTATCTGAATTTTTTATTAAGAGTTGAGCACGTAGAAGAAGCGGCTAGAGGTAGTGGTATATGGGCTACACCTCATCCATGGCTTAACATGTTTGTTTCCAAGAAAGATATTGCAGCATTCAATCGGCTTGTGTTCCAAAACATCTTAAAAGGTGGTGTCAATGGCCCTATTTTGACCTATCCTCTCCTGCGCAGCaa GTGGGATAATCGATCGTCAGTGGCGTTACCCCAAAATGAGATCTTTTACTTGGTGGCTTTGCTAAGGTTTACCCACACACATCCAAAAGAGTTTGAAATAAACGAGATGGTGGCACAAAATCAGGAGATTGTACAAACTTGTATCAAGAatgaatttgattttaaattgtACCTTCCGCATTACAAATCCACAATAGAATGGAAGAGGCACTTCGGGGATCAATGGGGAAGATTTGTCGACAGAAAGAGACAGTTTGATCCAAAGGCTGTCCTTGCACCTggacaaaaaatatttactagaAACCACCAACTCTAA